Proteins found in one Gammaproteobacteria bacterium genomic segment:
- a CDS encoding glycosyltransferase family 4 protein has product MPLKIFGLLTGVFAVSLLLTGLIRRYALDYALLDHPNARSSHTHPTPTGGGAAIALGFFLAIGALHYWGLLNGDVSWALLGGGVLVAFIGAWDDITPIVAKWRLLAHLLAALWAVYCIGAPASLNVGSYTLELGWTAYPLWVLAVIWLTNLYNFMDGIDGLAGAQAITAGLAGGILLWWLNAPGLAGASLALAAASGGFLIWNWPRARIFMGDAGSGMLGFSFAVLALAGERGHAMPAAVWMILLALFILDASYTLLARLLRGEAWYHAHRSHAYQRLVQADIPHRRVTLWALLINVVVLWPATGIIWVYPGLLPWMLAVVAIAGWLLWWGVRSKFSNP; this is encoded by the coding sequence ATGCCGCTAAAAATTTTTGGACTATTGACCGGCGTTTTCGCAGTTTCACTGCTGCTCACCGGTCTGATCCGGCGCTATGCCCTCGACTACGCCTTGCTGGACCACCCCAACGCGCGCAGTTCCCATACGCATCCGACCCCGACCGGCGGAGGGGCGGCGATTGCCCTCGGTTTTTTTCTGGCCATTGGAGCATTGCACTATTGGGGACTGCTCAATGGGGATGTGAGTTGGGCGCTGCTCGGCGGCGGCGTGTTAGTTGCCTTCATCGGGGCTTGGGATGACATCACTCCCATCGTCGCAAAGTGGCGGCTGCTGGCGCACCTGCTGGCCGCCCTTTGGGCGGTGTACTGCATCGGCGCACCCGCCAGCCTCAATGTAGGCAGTTACACTCTCGAACTCGGGTGGACCGCCTACCCGTTATGGGTGCTGGCAGTGATATGGTTGACTAATCTCTACAACTTTATGGACGGGATTGACGGCCTCGCCGGCGCGCAGGCGATCACCGCGGGTCTGGCCGGCGGGATTTTGTTGTGGTGGCTCAATGCGCCGGGTTTGGCGGGGGCGAGCCTCGCGCTGGCCGCCGCAAGCGGCGGTTTTTTAATCTGGAACTGGCCCCGCGCGCGGATTTTCATGGGCGATGCAGGCAGCGGCATGCTGGGTTTCAGCTTCGCGGTGCTTGCCTTGGCCGGTGAGCGGGGCCATGCCATGCCGGCCGCCGTATGGATGATCCTGCTCGCCCTGTTTATACTGGACGCAAGCTACACCTTGCTCGCCCGCCTGCTGCGGGGCGAGGCGTGGTATCATGCGCACCGCAGCCATGCCTATCAGCGTCTGGTGCAGGCGGACATCCCCCATCGGCGCGTGACCTTATGGGCTCTGCTTATTAATGTAGTTGTATTATGGCCCGCCACGGGCATAATATGGGTTTATCCGGGCTTACTGCCTTGGATGCTGGCAGTGGTGGCAATAGCCGGTTGGCTGTTATGGTGGGGTGTGCGAAGTAAATTCTCAAATCCATAG
- a CDS encoding polysaccharide biosynthesis protein, whose amino-acid sequence MAHTETKISSLDLNHRYAVIAHDLFMVTVAWALATMMPYELSSWRAGLPGFLISLPFVVIAQGVLLWWTGVYRGVWRSSSIPDLWNILRAVAAGVLAISLLLFLVNRLEGIPRTTLLIYPICLVFLLGASRLIYRVWVSNSPSLFMFRNKKRKRVLILGAGVAGELLARDMLQDSDYYPLGFLDDKKELQGALIRGIPVLGEIADLNDVVHRTDVDHIVISMPSASPAQLHRVIALSEQSGIPFRILGRSQGLATAEPSVKGLREVVIDDLLGREPIALDWERISNGIRKKIVLITGAGGSIGSELCRQIARLGASALVLYERSEFGLYTIEMEMRRRFPNLTLHACLGDICDVPAVDHLLSTYRPDIIFHAAAYKHVPMLQEQARETLRNNVLGTKILALAAEKHGCPTFVMISTDKAVNPTSIMGISKHIAELFCLNLNKRAQTRFITVRFGNVLGSTGSVVPLFQEQIATGGPVTVTHPEITRFFMTIPEACQLIMQAAVMGQGGEIYVLDMGKPISITYLAEEMIRLAGKTPGKDIKIVYTGLRPGEKLFEELFHAQENLSGTEHEKILLAHPREVDWKTLNETLDELERACQVYNEEWVHAVIKKLLPQLDESVGAASQKVVSLNRLKH is encoded by the coding sequence ATGGCACACACTGAAACCAAAATCTCTTCTTTAGATCTCAATCATCGTTACGCAGTCATTGCGCACGATCTGTTCATGGTGACAGTGGCATGGGCCCTCGCCACCATGATGCCTTATGAGCTCTCCAGTTGGAGGGCCGGCCTCCCTGGCTTCCTGATATCTCTTCCGTTTGTAGTCATCGCTCAAGGGGTGTTGCTCTGGTGGACAGGCGTCTATCGCGGCGTGTGGCGTTCTAGCAGTATTCCCGATCTCTGGAATATCCTGCGTGCGGTCGCGGCGGGTGTGCTGGCCATCAGCCTGCTGCTGTTTCTCGTCAACCGCCTGGAAGGCATACCCCGCACCACCCTGCTGATCTACCCCATCTGCCTGGTATTTTTATTGGGCGCCTCCAGATTGATCTATCGCGTCTGGGTGAGCAACAGCCCGAGCCTGTTCATGTTCCGCAACAAGAAGCGCAAGCGCGTGCTGATTCTGGGGGCGGGCGTGGCGGGTGAATTACTCGCGCGCGACATGCTGCAAGACAGCGACTACTATCCGCTGGGTTTCCTGGATGACAAAAAAGAATTACAGGGCGCGCTGATCCGCGGCATTCCTGTGCTGGGTGAGATCGCCGACCTGAACGACGTCGTCCATCGCACCGACGTGGATCACATCGTAATCAGCATGCCTTCCGCGAGTCCCGCGCAGTTGCACCGTGTGATCGCCCTCAGCGAACAGAGCGGCATACCGTTCAGGATTCTGGGGCGCTCACAGGGTCTCGCGACCGCCGAGCCCAGCGTGAAGGGGCTGCGCGAGGTCGTTATTGATGACCTGTTGGGAAGAGAACCGATCGCTCTGGATTGGGAACGTATCAGCAACGGCATAAGGAAGAAGATCGTGCTCATCACCGGCGCAGGCGGCTCGATCGGTTCCGAACTGTGCCGCCAGATCGCGCGCCTCGGCGCGTCGGCCCTGGTCTTGTACGAGCGCAGCGAATTTGGTTTGTACACCATCGAAATGGAAATGCGGCGCAGATTCCCCAATCTGACCCTGCATGCCTGCCTGGGCGACATCTGCGACGTTCCCGCGGTGGATCACCTGCTCTCAACCTACCGGCCGGACATCATCTTCCACGCGGCCGCCTATAAACACGTACCGATGCTGCAAGAACAGGCGCGCGAGACCCTGCGCAACAATGTGCTCGGCACCAAGATACTGGCCCTGGCGGCGGAGAAGCACGGCTGCCCCACCTTCGTGATGATTTCCACCGACAAGGCGGTCAATCCCACCAGCATCATGGGCATCAGCAAACATATCGCCGAGCTATTCTGTCTCAACCTCAACAAGCGCGCGCAAACCCGTTTCATCACGGTGCGCTTCGGCAACGTATTAGGTTCGACGGGCAGCGTCGTCCCGCTGTTTCAGGAACAGATTGCGACAGGCGGCCCGGTCACAGTCACCCATCCCGAGATCACCCGCTTTTTCATGACCATCCCGGAGGCCTGTCAACTCATCATGCAGGCGGCGGTGATGGGGCAGGGCGGCGAGATTTACGTGCTGGATATGGGCAAGCCGATCAGCATCACCTATCTCGCCGAAGAAATGATCCGCCTGGCGGGCAAGACGCCCGGCAAGGATATCAAGATCGTCTATACGGGACTGCGTCCCGGCGAAAAGCTGTTCGAAGAACTGTTTCATGCCCAGGAAAATCTGTCCGGCACCGAACACGAGAAGATTCTGCTGGCGCACCCGCGCGAGGTGGACTGGAAAACGCTGAACGAGACGCTGGACGAACTCGAACGCGCCTGCCAGGTCTACAATGAAGAATGGGTGCATGCGGTTATCAAGAAACTGCTCCCGCAACTGGACGAATCGGTCGGTGCCGCTTCGCAAAAGGTGGTCAGCCTGAATCGCTTAAAGCATTAA
- a CDS encoding ferrochelatase gives MTIYQGAAEYCHGTVPTAGVLLTNLGTPDAPTPAALRRYLAEFLWDPRVVEAPRWLWWLALHGVILRIRPARSAHAYQKIWTEQGSPLLAISRRQAEAVKQALQAQFNGRVVVALGMRYGTPSIRDALEQLRAADVRRILVFPLYPQYSASTTASTFDAVAQVLKTWRWLPELRMINHYHDDASYISAVANSLREAWRNRPPAERLMFSFHGLPKRYLLQGDPYHCECHKTARLIAEQLNLPEDRWQVAFQSRFGREEWLKPYADHTLQEWAKAGVKSVDVVCPGFSADCLETLEEVAMQNRNIFLNAGGESYHYIPALNDHPEHIRALVHLIELHTQGWPELDANADQQARDAEMSKRRALDLGARQ, from the coding sequence ATGACGATCTACCAAGGCGCCGCTGAGTATTGTCATGGTACAGTCCCAACGGCCGGCGTGTTACTCACCAATCTGGGGACGCCCGATGCCCCGACCCCGGCGGCCCTGCGCCGCTATCTCGCCGAATTTCTCTGGGACCCACGGGTAGTCGAAGCGCCACGCTGGCTGTGGTGGCTGGCGTTGCACGGCGTCATCCTGCGTATTCGTCCCGCCCGCTCGGCGCACGCCTATCAAAAGATCTGGACCGAACAAGGCTCCCCGCTGCTGGCCATTTCCCGCCGCCAGGCCGAAGCCGTCAAGCAGGCGCTGCAGGCGCAGTTCAATGGGCGGGTTGTAGTCGCGCTCGGCATGCGTTACGGCACGCCTTCTATTAGAGACGCCCTGGAGCAACTGCGCGCCGCTGATGTCCGCCGCATTCTGGTTTTCCCCTTGTACCCACAGTATTCCGCATCCACCACGGCCTCGACCTTCGATGCGGTGGCCCAGGTCTTGAAGACCTGGCGCTGGCTACCTGAACTGCGCATGATTAATCACTATCACGACGATGCCAGTTACATCAGCGCGGTGGCCAACAGCCTCCGCGAGGCGTGGCGGAACCGGCCGCCTGCCGAGCGGCTGATGTTTTCCTTTCATGGCCTCCCTAAACGTTATCTCCTGCAAGGCGACCCTTACCACTGCGAGTGTCATAAAACAGCACGGCTGATCGCCGAGCAATTGAACCTTCCGGAGGATCGCTGGCAGGTGGCCTTTCAATCGCGCTTTGGGCGTGAAGAATGGCTCAAGCCCTACGCCGATCATACGCTGCAAGAGTGGGCCAAGGCCGGCGTCAAGAGCGTGGACGTCGTCTGCCCCGGTTTTTCCGCCGATTGCCTGGAGACGCTTGAAGAGGTCGCGATGCAAAATCGCAATATCTTTCTCAACGCCGGTGGAGAAAGCTATCACTACATCCCTGCGCTCAACGACCATCCCGAACACATTAGGGCGTTGGTGCATCTCATCGAACTGCATACCCAAGGCTGGCCTGAATTGGATGCAAACGCGGATCAGCAGGCTCGTGATGCGGAGATGAGCAAGCGGCGAGCACTCGATCTGGGAGCAAGACAGTGA
- a CDS encoding molybdopterin molybdotransferase MoeA, whose amino-acid sequence MTINCTRNALKTNMQDYDPNSLSVVEALQRIEDAIQPLDGMETLALRESLGRVLAEDIRSTMNVPAHTNSAMDGYAVSSSDLPMSGTRELRVVGTAWAGTPFSGAVKPEECARIMTGAMLPAGTDTIVMQEQAERDGDTLRIGAGHKPGQHVRQAGEDLAVGDVALPAGMPIGPAQLGLLASLGIKEVTVFQLPRVAVFTTGDELRALGESLGPGEIYDSNRYTLYGMLARLGIEPMDLGIVRDRRDDVEAAFLRAAAMADVVITSGGVSVGEADFVKETLEKLGEVNFWKIAMKPGRPLAFGKIKNAWFFGLPGNPVSVMTTFYQLVQPALRRLMGQPKTSDILFKVPCASRLKKAPGRMEFQRGILERDAAGQLIVRSTGEQGSGILSSMSKANCFIVLPMEAGAVEAGTLVDVQVFEGVV is encoded by the coding sequence ATGACCATCAATTGTACGAGGAACGCGCTAAAAACCAACATGCAAGATTATGATCCAAACTCACTCTCCGTCGTCGAGGCCCTGCAACGCATAGAGGACGCGATACAGCCTCTTGATGGAATGGAAACGCTGGCGTTGCGTGAAAGCCTGGGACGAGTGCTGGCCGAGGACATTCGCTCCACAATGAACGTGCCCGCGCACACCAATTCGGCGATGGATGGTTATGCCGTTTCGAGCAGTGATTTACCGATGAGTGGAACACGCGAATTGCGCGTCGTTGGAACAGCTTGGGCGGGAACGCCCTTTAGTGGCGCGGTAAAACCGGAGGAGTGCGCGCGCATCATGACCGGCGCGATGCTGCCGGCGGGTACTGATACCATTGTTATGCAGGAGCAGGCTGAGCGTGACGGCGACACGTTACGCATCGGCGCCGGACACAAGCCGGGTCAACATGTGCGTCAGGCTGGCGAGGACCTCGCTGTGGGCGACGTTGCCTTACCCGCCGGGATGCCGATCGGACCGGCGCAGCTTGGCCTGCTTGCCTCACTGGGTATCAAGGAGGTAACCGTTTTCCAACTGCCGCGCGTGGCGGTATTCACCACCGGCGACGAGTTGCGCGCGTTGGGTGAATCTCTCGGTCCCGGTGAGATTTACGACAGCAATCGCTATACCTTATATGGAATGCTTGCACGCTTGGGTATTGAGCCTATGGATCTCGGCATAGTGCGTGATCGCAGAGATGACGTGGAGGCCGCATTTCTGCGCGCCGCCGCTATGGCCGATGTGGTCATCACATCCGGCGGTGTCTCGGTGGGTGAAGCGGACTTCGTTAAGGAGACCTTGGAAAAGCTGGGCGAGGTCAATTTCTGGAAGATCGCCATGAAACCCGGCCGTCCGCTGGCCTTCGGCAAGATTAAAAATGCGTGGTTTTTCGGCCTGCCGGGCAATCCGGTTTCAGTGATGACGACATTTTATCAACTCGTACAACCCGCCTTGCGCCGCCTGATGGGTCAACCCAAAACATCCGATATTTTATTCAAAGTGCCCTGCGCCTCACGCCTGAAAAAAGCGCCTGGGCGTATGGAATTTCAGCGTGGAATCCTGGAAAGGGATGCGGCTGGCCAATTAATTGTCCGCAGCACCGGCGAACAAGGCTCTGGAATCTTAAGCTCGATGAGCAAGGCCAATTGTTTTATTGTCTTGCCTATGGAAGCCGGCGCCGTGGAGGCCGGAACACTGGTGGATGTACAGGTCTTTGAGGGTGTAGTTTAA
- the mobA gene encoding molybdenum cofactor guanylyltransferase, producing MHLISPTITGVILAGGRARRMNGVDKGLLELAGRPLVEHTLARLAPQVSKVMINANRNHARYASYGLTLVADKLDGYCGPLAGMYSAMCATQTDYIVTAPCDSPLIPNDLVQRMMITLLRENAELCTAHDGMRLQPIYTMIPLALTTDLHSYLMSGGRKVEDWLRRHRLAVADFSDQPEAFLNINTPHDHQLYEERAKNQHARL from the coding sequence ATGCACCTCATATCCCCCACCATTACCGGCGTTATTCTTGCGGGCGGACGTGCGCGCCGCATGAACGGGGTGGACAAAGGACTGCTGGAGCTTGCGGGAAGGCCATTAGTGGAACATACACTGGCTCGATTAGCGCCACAGGTCAGCAAGGTCATGATTAACGCCAACCGTAATCACGCGCGCTATGCGAGTTACGGTCTTACCTTGGTGGCTGATAAGCTGGATGGCTACTGCGGCCCACTGGCAGGGATGTACAGTGCGATGTGTGCAACACAGACTGACTATATCGTCACAGCGCCTTGTGACTCGCCTCTGATCCCTAACGATTTAGTGCAGCGTATGATGATAACGCTGCTGAGAGAAAATGCGGAGCTATGTACGGCGCATGATGGTATGCGCTTGCAACCCATCTATACTATGATACCTCTCGCTCTTACTACCGACCTGCACAGCTATCTCATGAGCGGGGGACGTAAAGTGGAGGACTGGTTGAGACGTCATCGTTTGGCGGTGGCCGATTTCTCCGATCAACCCGAGGCTTTTTTAAATATCAACACGCCTCATGACCATCAATTGTACGAGGAACGCGCTAAAAACCAACATGCAAGATTATGA
- a CDS encoding NAD(P)/FAD-dependent oxidoreductase, producing the protein MKEKLVLIGNGMAGVRTLEELLKVAPDKYEITVFGSEPYGNYNRILLSPVLAGEKTVAEIMLNDMQWYADNGITLHCGKEVVEIDRAKRKVIADDGTNADYDRLLLATGSNPFVVPVPGHQLPGVVTFRDIRDVQLMMDASKQSRHAVVIGGGLLGLEAANGLIRQGMNVTVVHIHETLMERQLDRAAGEMLRKSLEQRGMHFHMPAQTVEILGEERVRGVRFKDGSELYADLVVMAVGIRPNIDLAKKAGIYCERGIVVNDTLQTYDPAIYAVGECVQHRSQTYGLVAPLFEQAKVCANHLAHFGYSRYQGSLTSTKLKVTGIDLFSAGDFTGDDSTEEIVLKDASQGTYKKLVLKDNRIRGAVMYGDTGDGAWYFQLMRDGTDIGAFRDHLMFGQAHLGDAGRGGQNKAAAMSDSMEVCGCNGVCKGAIVKAISEKGLFTLEEVRAHTKASSSCGSCTGLVEQIMASVLGGGYTAAPKEKPVCKCTEHTHDEVRKAIRERHLLTIREVMRHFEWSTPDGCHACRPALNYYLLCAWPAEYQDDPQSRFINERAHANIQKDGTYSVVPRMWGGVTTANELRTIADVVDKFNIPTVKVTGGQRIDLLGVKKEDLPAVWGDLNKGGLVSGHAYGKALRTVKTCVGKEWCRFGVQDSTAMGIRLEHLTWGSWMPHKFKMAVSGCPRNCAEATIKDFGVVAVESGWELHVGGNGGVKIRPTDLLCKVTTPDEVEEYCCAFIQLYREEARYLDRTAPWIERVGLAYVKQRVVDDAQGRKALYARFIESQKYAQIDPWAERAAHEVQRYEFIPLKQVV; encoded by the coding sequence ATGAAAGAAAAGCTGGTGTTGATCGGTAATGGCATGGCAGGCGTACGCACGCTGGAAGAGCTGTTGAAAGTCGCACCGGATAAATACGAGATCACCGTATTCGGTTCAGAGCCGTACGGCAATTACAACCGCATCCTGCTGTCTCCCGTGCTGGCCGGTGAGAAGACCGTAGCTGAGATCATGCTGAATGATATGCAGTGGTATGCGGATAATGGCATTACGCTGCACTGTGGTAAAGAGGTGGTGGAGATAGACCGCGCTAAACGCAAGGTTATCGCCGATGATGGCACCAATGCCGACTATGATCGTCTGCTGTTGGCAACCGGCTCGAATCCATTTGTTGTCCCGGTGCCGGGTCACCAATTGCCCGGTGTGGTGACGTTCCGGGATATCCGCGATGTTCAATTAATGATGGATGCGTCCAAGCAGTCCCGGCACGCCGTGGTGATAGGCGGCGGGCTGTTGGGTCTGGAAGCGGCGAACGGATTGATACGCCAGGGCATGAATGTCACGGTGGTGCATATACACGAAACCCTGATGGAGCGTCAGCTCGACAGGGCGGCAGGCGAGATGCTGCGTAAATCGCTGGAACAGCGCGGCATGCACTTCCATATGCCCGCGCAAACGGTGGAGATTTTGGGCGAGGAGCGCGTGCGTGGCGTGCGTTTCAAGGATGGCTCCGAGCTCTACGCCGACCTCGTGGTCATGGCCGTGGGCATACGCCCTAACATCGATCTGGCCAAAAAGGCGGGCATCTATTGCGAGCGCGGCATCGTGGTGAACGACACGCTGCAAACCTACGATCCCGCCATCTACGCCGTGGGCGAATGCGTGCAGCATCGCAGTCAAACCTACGGTTTGGTCGCGCCGCTGTTCGAACAGGCCAAGGTGTGCGCCAACCATCTCGCTCACTTCGGCTACTCACGCTATCAAGGTTCGCTGACTTCCACAAAACTCAAGGTCACGGGGATTGATCTATTTTCCGCAGGTGATTTTACCGGTGACGACAGCACTGAGGAAATCGTGCTTAAAGATGCCTCACAGGGTACCTACAAAAAGCTGGTGCTTAAGGATAACCGTATCCGCGGCGCCGTGATGTACGGCGACACCGGGGACGGCGCATGGTACTTCCAGCTCATGCGCGACGGCACCGACATCGGCGCCTTCCGCGATCATCTGATGTTTGGCCAGGCGCACTTGGGTGATGCCGGTCGCGGCGGACAAAACAAGGCCGCCGCCATGAGCGACTCGATGGAGGTGTGCGGTTGCAACGGCGTATGCAAAGGCGCCATCGTCAAGGCGATCAGCGAAAAAGGTTTGTTCACGCTGGAAGAGGTGCGCGCGCACACCAAGGCGTCCTCGTCGTGCGGTTCGTGCACCGGGCTGGTCGAGCAGATCATGGCCTCGGTATTGGGCGGCGGTTACACGGCGGCGCCCAAGGAAAAACCGGTATGCAAATGCACCGAGCATACTCACGATGAAGTGCGCAAGGCGATACGCGAACGTCATCTGCTCACCATCCGCGAGGTGATGCGGCATTTCGAGTGGAGCACGCCGGACGGCTGCCATGCGTGCCGCCCCGCGCTCAATTATTATCTCTTGTGCGCCTGGCCGGCGGAGTATCAGGACGACCCGCAGTCGCGCTTCATCAACGAACGCGCGCACGCCAACATCCAGAAGGACGGCACCTATTCCGTGGTGCCGCGCATGTGGGGCGGCGTGACGACGGCGAACGAATTACGCACCATCGCCGACGTTGTGGACAAGTTCAACATTCCCACCGTCAAAGTCACCGGCGGACAGCGCATCGATCTGCTGGGCGTGAAAAAGGAAGACCTGCCCGCGGTGTGGGGCGACCTCAACAAGGGCGGACTGGTGTCCGGCCACGCCTACGGCAAGGCGCTGCGCACCGTGAAGACCTGCGTCGGCAAGGAATGGTGCCGCTTCGGTGTGCAGGATTCCACCGCGATGGGCATTCGTCTTGAGCATCTGACGTGGGGTTCCTGGATGCCGCACAAATTCAAGATGGCGGTGTCGGGCTGTCCGCGTAACTGCGCCGAGGCGACCATCAAGGACTTCGGTGTGGTCGCGGTGGAGTCCGGCTGGGAGCTGCACGTCGGCGGCAATGGCGGCGTGAAGATACGACCGACCGATCTGCTGTGCAAAGTGACGACGCCAGACGAGGTAGAGGAATACTGTTGCGCCTTTATCCAGTTGTACCGCGAAGAGGCGCGCTATCTCGACCGGACCGCACCGTGGATAGAGCGTGTCGGGCTCGCCTACGTTAAGCAGCGCGTCGTGGACGATGCACAAGGCCGTAAAGCGCTCTATGCACGCTTCATCGAGTCGCAAAAATACGCCCAGATCGATCCGTGGGCCGAGCGCGCAGCGCATGAAGTGCAACGCTACGAATTCATCCCGCTGAAACAGGTCGTGTAA
- the nirD gene encoding nitrite reductase small subunit NirD: MHWIEVGTLNDIPPLGTRVVRTVQGDIALFRTMDDHVFALRDACPHKGGPLSQGIVHGTRVTCPLHNWMIELESGSAVAPDQGRTACYPVKVVQGVVSISLQRAIDHKKAC; encoded by the coding sequence GTGCACTGGATCGAGGTCGGAACGCTCAACGACATACCGCCTCTCGGCACGCGCGTGGTTCGCACCGTGCAGGGCGACATCGCGCTGTTTCGCACTATGGATGACCACGTGTTCGCGCTGCGTGACGCCTGCCCGCACAAGGGCGGTCCGTTGTCGCAAGGCATCGTGCACGGCACGCGCGTGACCTGCCCGTTGCACAACTGGATGATCGAGCTGGAGTCCGGTTCGGCCGTGGCGCCGGACCAAGGCCGTACGGCCTGTTATCCGGTGAAGGTGGTGCAGGGCGTGGTAAGTATTTCGTTACAGCGCGCGATTGATCACAAAAAGGCATGCTAA
- a CDS encoding NarK/NasA family nitrate transporter, with amino-acid sequence MNFKDFAKAGHWPTLLAAFLYFDVSFMVWVVLGPLSLYLTQGLGLSIEEKFTVIAIPILAGALLRVPMGMLADHIGPKRAGQFGQLIIIAALAYAWLIGLDTKLQVEIFGALLGFAGASFAVAIPQASRWYPPEYQGIALGIAGAGNVGVVFDALLVPWLAETFGWQAVFGFLLIPVVTVFLLYTWMAKDAPGKRVPVTLKNYALVLQDSDTWWFMFFYSITFGGFVGLSNALPLYFTNWYHASGIAAGMMVAVVVAAGSLFRPIGGWVADRVGGIRALQILLSTVALCYLVIGFMPEGPAPIDLGMAASKVAGWGLFDLPAVAWLAVGIFFIGAIALGMGNGSVFQLVPLRFRREMGVVTGLVGAAGGIGGFFLAKTLGLSKGMTGGFAAGFWLFAGLALVGLVGLAMVKTRWRTTWGASSVTTAKV; translated from the coding sequence ATGAACTTTAAAGACTTTGCAAAAGCCGGCCATTGGCCAACCTTATTGGCGGCGTTCCTGTACTTCGACGTGAGCTTCATGGTGTGGGTGGTGCTAGGGCCGCTGTCGCTTTATCTGACGCAGGGTTTGGGTCTCAGCATCGAAGAGAAATTCACCGTCATCGCTATTCCCATCCTGGCGGGCGCATTACTGCGCGTGCCCATGGGAATGCTGGCCGACCACATCGGACCCAAGCGCGCCGGGCAGTTCGGCCAATTAATCATCATAGCCGCGCTGGCGTATGCCTGGCTGATCGGTCTGGATACCAAGCTGCAGGTAGAGATATTCGGCGCGCTGCTCGGCTTTGCCGGCGCAAGCTTTGCTGTGGCCATTCCGCAGGCGAGCCGCTGGTACCCGCCGGAGTACCAGGGCATCGCGCTCGGCATCGCCGGCGCCGGCAACGTCGGCGTGGTGTTCGACGCCTTGCTGGTTCCGTGGCTGGCGGAAACCTTTGGCTGGCAGGCGGTGTTCGGTTTTCTCCTGATCCCGGTGGTGACTGTATTTCTGCTTTATACCTGGATGGCCAAGGACGCACCCGGCAAGCGGGTTCCGGTCACCTTGAAAAATTATGCGCTGGTACTGCAGGACAGCGATACCTGGTGGTTTATGTTTTTTTATTCGATTACTTTTGGCGGCTTTGTCGGTCTCAGCAACGCCCTGCCATTGTATTTTACCAACTGGTATCACGCCTCGGGCATCGCGGCGGGCATGATGGTGGCGGTGGTGGTTGCGGCCGGTTCCCTGTTCCGTCCGATCGGCGGTTGGGTGGCGGACCGCGTCGGCGGCATCAGGGCATTGCAGATTTTGTTGAGTACGGTGGCCTTGTGTTATCTCGTCATCGGCTTCATGCCGGAAGGTCCCGCGCCCATTGATCTGGGCATGGCTGCCTCCAAGGTGGCGGGCTGGGGATTATTCGACCTGCCCGCGGTAGCGTGGCTGGCGGTGGGCATATTTTTTATCGGCGCCATCGCCCTGGGGATGGGCAACGGTTCGGTGTTCCAGTTGGTGCCTTTGCGTTTCCGCCGCGAGATGGGCGTGGTCACCGGACTGGTCGGCGCGGCGGGCGGTATCGGCGGCTTTTTTCTGGCGAAGACGCTGGGTTTATCCAAGGGCATGACGGGGGGGTTCGCTGCGGGGTTCTGGCTGTTCGCGGGGTTGGCCCTGGTCGGCCTCGTCGGTCTTGCCATGGTGAAGACGCGCTGGCGCACCACCTGGGGCGCCTCCAGCGTGACGACGGCCAAAGTTTGA